Proteins from a genomic interval of Desulfofustis limnaeus:
- a CDS encoding MerR family transcriptional regulator, which produces MKNDNRTFTLDELCALVEMNKRKIRFYIQKGLLQRPEGTGKGAFYTHRHLEQLLTIRKWKEAGLSLERIQEVIEDEQRLTEPTKPVPPPRTRRPGAVEVWSHLFIADGVELHIEPQRSGLSPEQIRALCKAILQEYETLTR; this is translated from the coding sequence ATGAAAAATGATAATCGCACCTTCACCCTCGATGAACTTTGCGCCTTGGTCGAGATGAACAAGCGCAAGATCCGCTTTTACATCCAGAAAGGGCTATTGCAGCGGCCTGAAGGGACCGGCAAGGGCGCTTTCTACACCCACCGGCACCTCGAACAATTGCTGACTATCCGCAAATGGAAAGAGGCCGGGCTGTCTCTCGAACGGATTCAAGAGGTAATCGAGGATGAACAGCGGCTCACCGAGCCGACCAAGCCGGTGCCGCCGCCACGAACGAGGAGACCGGGGGCCGTCGAAGTATGGAGCCACCTCTTTATTGCCGACGGGGTGGAACTACATATTGAGCCGCAGCGTTCCGGGCTTTCTCCCGAACAGATCCGGGCATTGTGCAAGGCCATTTTACAGGAGTACGAGACACTGACCAGATAA
- a CDS encoding type II toxin-antitoxin system RelE/ParE family toxin yields MASILITPAAENDLVNIWLYIARDDQDAADRVYQAAEKTFEALLTAPLMGTLYQAKRPQLKGMRFLPISKFHNYVIYYREHPQGIEIVRVLHAHMDKKKRLEPEE; encoded by the coding sequence ATGGCATCTATTCTTATAACTCCGGCGGCTGAGAATGATCTCGTCAACATTTGGCTCTATATCGCACGGGATGACCAGGATGCAGCAGACCGGGTTTATCAGGCCGCCGAAAAAACCTTTGAAGCCCTTCTCACAGCGCCGCTCATGGGCACCTTGTACCAGGCAAAGCGGCCTCAACTGAAAGGAATGCGATTCTTACCTATCAGTAAGTTTCACAACTATGTCATCTATTATCGGGAACACCCCCAAGGCATAGAAATCGTCCGCGTTCTGCACGCCCACATGGACAAGAAAAAACGTTTGGAGCCGGAAGAATGA
- a CDS encoding type II toxin-antitoxin system ParD family antitoxin, with the protein MATLNISMPDEMRAFIEARVSTGEYQSASDYLRDLIRHDREETERLLVEGLESGTARPLDMATLRKRAQASIKQGKAL; encoded by the coding sequence ATGGCGACTCTAAACATTTCGATGCCTGATGAAATGAGAGCTTTTATTGAAGCCCGTGTCAGCACAGGAGAATATCAAAGCGCAAGTGACTATCTGCGTGACCTCATCAGACATGACCGCGAAGAAACGGAGCGGCTTTTGGTTGAAGGACTGGAAAGCGGAACAGCACGACCACTAGATATGGCCACCTTGAGGAAAAGGGCACAAGCCTCAATCAAACAAGGCAAAGCTCTTTAA
- a CDS encoding tyrosine-type recombinase/integrase, with the protein MRVGEVLNLTPADIQERSLAIQNPKSGRAGETVYVPRKILVRLTAYTKAKDIDSNDRIFPISYVAAWSMVKKAGRMVNIELRPHDLRRHAATYASRSGTPIEIVSKVILRHADLSTTQRYLGKVNDTEAIRWIETLYG; encoded by the coding sequence ATGCGGGTCGGCGAAGTTCTGAATCTGACACCGGCAGATATCCAGGAGCGAAGCCTGGCCATCCAGAACCCCAAAAGCGGCAGGGCTGGTGAAACGGTTTATGTTCCGCGGAAAATTTTGGTAAGGTTAACCGCCTACACAAAAGCCAAGGATATCGACAGCAATGACCGGATCTTTCCCATCTCCTATGTCGCCGCCTGGTCGATGGTGAAAAAGGCTGGTAGGATGGTCAATATCGAACTGCGCCCACACGATCTTCGACGGCATGCAGCCACCTATGCCTCAAGATCTGGCACGCCCATTGAGATTGTCAGCAAAGTCATTCTGCGGCATGCCGATCTCTCAACCACGCAACGGTATCTCGGAAAGGTGAACGACACGGAAGCCATTCGGTGGATCGAGACCCTTTATGGCTGA
- a CDS encoding cupin domain-containing protein, with translation MKVAHWQDVEDIKIEKFPYKGEMLDVVGTSVRWLSKHGDDGNGYPEYGLRLFTIQPGGQIPIHNHFYHQTMYIQSGEFECYAYDPESGDVTEAKICGPGTSVYLESMEPHGMRNISNTPGTFLCCICNVYDDDKSL, from the coding sequence ATGAAAGTAGCTCATTGGCAGGATGTCGAAGATATCAAGATTGAGAAGTTCCCGTATAAGGGAGAGATGCTTGATGTGGTTGGAACCAGCGTCCGCTGGCTGTCAAAACATGGCGATGACGGAAACGGTTACCCTGAGTATGGCTTGCGGTTATTCACCATTCAGCCGGGCGGACAGATTCCGATTCACAATCATTTTTACCATCAGACGATGTATATCCAAAGCGGTGAATTCGAATGCTACGCCTATGATCCTGAATCCGGGGATGTAACCGAGGCAAAGATCTGCGGCCCCGGCACTTCAGTTTATCTCGAAAGTATGGAACCACATGGCATGAGGAACATCAGCAACACTCCCGGCACTTTTTTGTGTTGTATCTGTAATGTTTATGATGATGACAAAAGCCTTTAG